A stretch of Amycolatopsis balhimycina FH 1894 DNA encodes these proteins:
- a CDS encoding branched-chain amino acid ABC transporter permease, with the protein MQDFFDLTLGGISAGAVYAALGLALVIIYRATRVVNFAQPALALISTYLAYSVTKSSGSYWLGFAVAIAAGTVLGVATERLLIRPLRHRSELSSIIVTLGLLLVLQAVAGMIWSNEPLAFPYAFDFRGRFSANDLFVVLVVLAIAALVLVVFKYTPLGLRMRAAAFAPDVARTLGVRVGLMLTFGWGLAAGVGSLAGLLATPPFLFPNVLDGVFVYALTAAVLGGLDNPLGTIAGGFVLGVGLSYVSGYLGPELVTIAALAILVVVLTLRPSGLFGRAKVRRV; encoded by the coding sequence ATGCAGGACTTCTTCGACCTGACCCTCGGCGGGATCTCGGCCGGCGCGGTGTACGCGGCACTCGGGCTCGCGCTGGTCATCATCTACCGGGCCACCAGGGTGGTGAACTTCGCGCAGCCCGCGCTCGCCCTGATTTCGACGTACCTCGCCTACTCGGTCACCAAGTCCTCCGGCAGTTACTGGCTCGGCTTCGCCGTCGCGATCGCCGCCGGGACGGTGCTGGGCGTCGCCACCGAACGGCTGCTGATCCGGCCGCTGCGGCACCGCTCCGAGCTGAGCTCGATCATCGTCACCCTCGGGCTCCTGCTGGTGCTGCAGGCGGTCGCGGGCATGATCTGGTCCAACGAGCCGCTGGCGTTCCCGTACGCCTTCGACTTCCGCGGCCGGTTCTCCGCCAACGACCTGTTCGTGGTGCTGGTGGTGCTCGCCATCGCCGCGCTCGTGCTGGTGGTGTTCAAGTACACGCCGCTGGGCCTGCGGATGCGCGCGGCCGCGTTCGCCCCCGACGTGGCACGCACACTGGGCGTGCGGGTCGGGCTGATGCTCACCTTCGGCTGGGGGCTGGCCGCCGGCGTCGGCTCGCTGGCCGGGCTGCTCGCCACGCCGCCGTTCCTCTTCCCGAACGTGCTGGACGGCGTCTTCGTCTACGCGCTCACCGCGGCGGTGCTCGGCGGCCTCGACAACCCGCTGGGCACCATCGCCGGCGGGTTCGTCCTCGGCGTCGGACTGTCCTATGTGTCCGGTTACCTCGGACCGGAGCTGGTGACGATCGCCGCGCTCGCGATCCTGGTGGTCGTGCTGACGCTGCGGCCGAGCGGACTGTTCGGCCGGGCCAAGGTGAGGCGGGTATGA
- a CDS encoding branched-chain amino acid ABC transporter permease has product MSVRTELPETPVETPKRRRALPPLLVHALAALGAFAVVVALTLVTDEFTNLRIATIGYYLIAVAGLTLLTGLTGQVSLGHGAFMFIGAYTVALLVRRVPSFPLWADLLLASAAGGLAGLLAGAAAARLRGPYLAGATLALAVGLPALTRRFPDFLGGSNGLSFTVHSRPSGVAVPELRWQTWIVWLSVLIALVLVVNIVRGRLGREFRAVRDDEVAAALGGIAVGRTKILAFLVSAVCGGLAGGLQAFLLGTAAPGSFTPALSLSLLAAVVLGGLGSLWGALWGAVALVYFQAWSEDLADALHLNTDVANNLPLAVYGVILIVVVLAFPRGIQGGFRRLGTSLTSIRRAKENDEKH; this is encoded by the coding sequence ATGAGCGTGCGCACCGAGCTCCCGGAAACCCCGGTGGAAACACCGAAGCGGCGCCGGGCACTGCCGCCGCTGCTGGTCCACGCGCTGGCCGCGCTGGGCGCGTTCGCCGTCGTCGTCGCGCTGACCCTGGTCACCGACGAGTTCACCAACCTGCGGATCGCGACGATCGGCTACTACCTGATCGCGGTGGCCGGGCTGACGCTGCTCACCGGCCTCACCGGCCAGGTTTCCCTGGGGCACGGCGCGTTCATGTTCATCGGCGCCTACACGGTCGCGTTGCTGGTGCGCCGGGTGCCGTCGTTCCCGCTGTGGGCCGACCTGCTGCTGGCCTCGGCCGCCGGCGGGCTCGCCGGGTTGCTGGCGGGCGCCGCCGCGGCCCGGTTGCGCGGCCCGTACCTGGCCGGGGCGACGCTCGCCCTGGCCGTCGGCCTGCCCGCGCTGACCCGCCGGTTCCCGGACTTCCTCGGCGGCAGCAACGGACTGAGCTTCACCGTCCACAGCAGACCGTCCGGAGTGGCCGTTCCCGAGCTGCGCTGGCAGACCTGGATCGTCTGGCTCAGCGTGCTCATCGCGCTGGTGCTGGTGGTGAACATCGTCCGCGGCCGGCTCGGCCGCGAGTTCCGCGCGGTCCGCGACGACGAGGTCGCCGCCGCGCTCGGCGGGATCGCCGTGGGGCGCACGAAGATCCTCGCGTTCCTGGTCAGCGCGGTCTGCGGTGGGCTCGCCGGTGGCCTGCAGGCGTTCCTGCTCGGCACCGCCGCGCCCGGGTCGTTCACCCCGGCGCTGTCGCTGAGCCTGCTGGCGGCCGTGGTGCTGGGCGGGCTCGGGTCCCTGTGGGGCGCGCTGTGGGGCGCGGTCGCGCTCGTCTACTTCCAGGCCTGGTCCGAGGACCTCGCCGACGCTCTGCACCTGAACACCGACGTGGCCAACAACCTCCCGCTGGCGGTGTACGGCGTGATCCTCATCGTCGTCGTGCTCGCCTTCCCGCGCGGCATCCAGGGTGGCTTCCGAAGACTGGGCACTTCTCTGACCTCGATCCGCCGAGCAAAGGAGAACGATGAGAAGCACTAG
- a CDS encoding ABC transporter substrate-binding protein codes for MRSTRYGAGFAALALVLTACGGAGESDGGGAKTADSAVGVTKDAVVIGTHQPLTGPAAPGYSRISVGARAVFQAINDGGGVNGRKIDYRVEDDGYNPTRTVEVVKKLVLQDKVFAIVGGLGTPTHSKVVDYLNSEGVPDVLVSSGALAWDNPQKAPMTFGYQVDYAREGKIQGKYVKDTFAGKKIGYFTQNDDIGRDTQAGLDQFLKDQTVVRQGYDTANTDVTPQLSALKAAGAEVVVCECIPAFTALAILSAAKIGYHPQFVVSSIGADPATLSGLLQDFARRGGASVSSAQLLAGLIGTGYLPDVALTSDPWVAYFKGIHDKYIPKEQLTNTLFYGMVLAYTFAQALKAAGPDPTRQKLVDAMSSGALKGPGLTPFGFSKDSHSGYTGAYVFKINPDTTTTVLQPPAVTDRGTGAITPYTGERATPEQVNPQGK; via the coding sequence ATGAGAAGCACTAGGTACGGCGCGGGTTTCGCCGCCCTCGCCTTGGTACTGACCGCGTGCGGCGGCGCGGGCGAAAGCGACGGCGGTGGCGCGAAGACCGCCGACTCGGCCGTCGGCGTCACGAAGGACGCCGTCGTCATCGGCACCCACCAGCCGCTCACCGGCCCGGCCGCGCCCGGGTACAGCCGGATCTCCGTCGGGGCCCGCGCGGTGTTCCAGGCGATCAACGACGGCGGCGGGGTCAACGGCCGCAAGATCGACTACCGCGTCGAGGACGACGGCTACAACCCGACGAGGACCGTCGAGGTCGTCAAGAAGCTCGTGCTGCAGGACAAGGTGTTCGCGATCGTCGGCGGGCTCGGCACGCCGACGCACTCCAAAGTGGTCGACTACCTCAACTCCGAAGGCGTGCCGGACGTGCTGGTGTCGTCGGGCGCGCTCGCCTGGGACAACCCGCAGAAGGCGCCGATGACTTTCGGGTACCAGGTGGACTACGCCCGCGAAGGCAAGATCCAGGGCAAGTACGTCAAGGACACCTTCGCCGGCAAGAAGATCGGGTACTTCACCCAGAACGACGACATCGGACGGGACACCCAGGCCGGGCTCGACCAGTTCCTCAAGGACCAGACCGTCGTCCGGCAGGGTTACGACACCGCCAACACCGACGTCACGCCGCAGCTGTCCGCGCTCAAGGCGGCGGGCGCCGAGGTCGTCGTCTGCGAGTGCATCCCGGCGTTCACCGCGCTCGCCATCCTGTCCGCGGCGAAGATCGGCTACCACCCGCAGTTCGTCGTCAGCAGCATCGGCGCGGACCCGGCGACGCTGTCCGGGCTGTTACAGGACTTCGCCCGGCGCGGCGGCGCCAGCGTCTCCAGCGCGCAGCTGCTGGCCGGCCTGATCGGCACCGGCTACCTGCCGGACGTCGCGCTGACTTCGGACCCCTGGGTCGCCTACTTCAAGGGCATCCACGACAAGTACATCCCGAAGGAGCAGCTCACCAACACGCTGTTCTACGGCATGGTGCTGGCCTACACGTTCGCGCAGGCGCTGAAGGCGGCGGGCCCGGACCCGACGCGGCAGAAGCTCGTCGACGCGATGAGCTCCGGCGCCCTCAAGGGGCCCGGGCTGACACCGTTCGGGTTCTCGAAGGACTCGCACTCCGGCTACACCGGCGCGTACGTGTTCAAGATCAACCCGGACACCACGACGACGGTGCTCCAGCCACCGGCCGTCACCGACCGGGGCACCGGCGCGATCACGCCGTACACCGGTGAGCGCGCCACTCCGGAGCAGGTGAACCCGCAGGGCAAGTGA
- a CDS encoding TetR/AcrR family transcriptional regulator, whose protein sequence is MTVREKVVRAAVRLFAEKGFEATTVREIVEVAGVTKGGLYHYFESKDDLLFEIYAAMLRMQTRRMETIAESDLPLAERLHAIIADVVVTSIADLDAATVFFQSFPLLEKSKQVQVRAERRTYHERVRDLVSEGQRTGVFRADVPADLVINYHFGAIHRLGMWYHVEGELSGEQVAGHFADLMLRSLRP, encoded by the coding sequence ATGACGGTCAGGGAGAAGGTCGTGCGGGCGGCGGTGCGCCTGTTCGCGGAGAAGGGGTTCGAGGCCACCACGGTCCGCGAAATCGTCGAAGTGGCCGGTGTGACCAAAGGCGGGCTGTACCACTACTTCGAGTCCAAGGACGACCTGCTCTTCGAGATCTACGCGGCCATGCTGCGGATGCAGACCCGGCGCATGGAGACGATCGCCGAATCGGACCTCCCGCTGGCGGAACGGCTGCACGCGATCATCGCCGACGTCGTGGTGACGAGCATCGCCGACCTCGACGCGGCAACCGTGTTCTTCCAGTCGTTCCCGCTGCTGGAAAAGTCCAAACAGGTCCAGGTGCGCGCCGAGCGGCGCACGTACCACGAGCGGGTGCGGGACCTCGTCTCCGAAGGCCAGCGCACCGGCGTCTTCCGCGCCGACGTCCCGGCCGACCTCGTCATCAACTACCACTTCGGCGCCATCCATCGGCTGGGCATGTGGTACCACGTCGAAGGCGAGCTGTCGGGGGAGCAGGTGGCCGGCCACTTCGCCGACCTCATGCTGCGCAGCCTCCGTCCTTAG
- a CDS encoding response regulator transcription factor, which produces MRVVIAEDDALLREGLALLLKTAGIEVAAAFDNAEDFLAFIEGDRPDAVVMDVRMPPTHRDEGLRAAVRAREIHPALPVLVLSAHVETSYAVELLADGVGGVGYLLKERVGKVERFLDALQRVAKGGTAMDPEVIGRLMGRRRTADPLASLTAREREVLGLMAEGYNNSTIAELLVVSDGAVLKHIRNIFAKLGLPSDEGAGHRRVLAVLAYLGRDAG; this is translated from the coding sequence ATGCGGGTCGTGATCGCCGAGGACGACGCGCTGCTGCGCGAAGGCCTCGCCCTGCTGCTGAAGACGGCGGGCATCGAAGTGGCCGCCGCGTTCGACAACGCCGAGGACTTCCTGGCGTTCATCGAGGGCGACCGGCCCGACGCGGTGGTGATGGACGTCCGCATGCCCCCGACCCACCGCGACGAGGGCCTGCGCGCGGCCGTGCGCGCTCGCGAGATCCACCCGGCCCTGCCGGTGCTGGTGCTGTCGGCGCACGTGGAGACGAGCTACGCGGTCGAGTTGCTCGCCGACGGCGTCGGCGGCGTCGGCTACCTGCTCAAGGAGCGCGTCGGCAAGGTCGAGCGGTTCCTGGACGCGCTCCAGCGGGTCGCGAAGGGTGGCACGGCGATGGACCCCGAGGTGATCGGCCGGCTGATGGGCCGCCGCCGCACCGCGGATCCCTTGGCGTCGTTGACCGCCCGGGAGCGCGAAGTACTGGGGCTGATGGCGGAGGGCTACAACAACAGCACGATCGCCGAGCTCCTGGTGGTCAGCGACGGCGCCGTGCTCAAGCACATCCGGAACATCTTCGCGAAACTCGGCCTGCCGTCCGACGAAGGCGCCGGGCACCGGCGAGTGCTGGCAGTACTGGCCTACCTCGGCCGCGACGCGGGCTAG